In the genome of Desulfovibrio desulfuricans, one region contains:
- the gmd gene encoding GDP-mannose 4,6-dehydratase yields the protein MKKALITGITGQDGAYLADFLLQKGYEVHGIKRRASLFNTDRIDHLYEDPHMEQRRLILHYGDLSDSSNLVRIMQEVRPDEVYNLAAQSHVQVSFESPEYTADVDALGALRLLEAIRIAGLTRHTRFYQASTSELFGLVQQMPQTEKTPFYPRSPYACAKLYAYWITVNYREAYGMYACNGILFNHESPIRGETFVTRKITRALSRMALGLQDCLYLGNMDAKRDWGHARDYVEMQWLMLQQPQPDDFVIATGRQFSVRDFVNAAAAELGLGLSWQGQGVEETGSVASVDVQRLRQIAGNRQGLACSLKPGDVIVRVDPRYFRPTEVETLLGDASKAKAKLGWEPATPFEDMVAEMAREDLALSMRDAVCKVAGFKTFSHNE from the coding sequence ATGAAAAAAGCGCTAATAACCGGCATTACTGGTCAGGACGGGGCTTATCTGGCGGATTTTCTGCTGCAAAAGGGCTACGAGGTGCACGGCATCAAGCGGCGCGCTTCGCTGTTCAACACCGACCGCATTGACCACCTTTATGAAGACCCGCACATGGAACAGAGGCGGCTTATCCTGCATTACGGCGATCTGAGCGATTCCAGCAATCTTGTGCGCATCATGCAGGAGGTAAGGCCCGACGAGGTGTACAACCTGGCGGCGCAGAGCCATGTGCAGGTTTCTTTTGAATCGCCGGAATATACGGCTGATGTCGACGCTCTGGGCGCCCTGCGCCTGCTGGAAGCCATACGTATTGCCGGGCTTACCCGGCACACGCGGTTTTATCAGGCGTCCACATCCGAACTGTTTGGGTTGGTGCAGCAGATGCCGCAGACGGAAAAAACACCTTTTTATCCCCGCTCGCCCTATGCCTGCGCCAAGCTTTACGCATACTGGATCACGGTAAATTACCGCGAGGCTTACGGCATGTATGCCTGCAACGGCATCCTGTTCAACCACGAATCCCCCATCCGGGGCGAAACCTTTGTGACCCGCAAGATAACCCGTGCCCTGTCGCGTATGGCGCTTGGACTGCAGGATTGCCTGTACCTTGGCAATATGGATGCCAAACGCGATTGGGGCCATGCCAGAGATTACGTCGAAATGCAGTGGCTGATGCTGCAACAGCCCCAGCCGGACGACTTTGTTATTGCCACTGGGCGGCAGTTTTCCGTGCGTGATTTTGTCAATGCCGCAGCGGCGGAGCTGGGGTTGGGGCTGAGCTGGCAGGGGCAGGGCGTGGAAGAAACCGGATCGGTAGCCTCTGTGGATGTGCAGCGGCTGCGGCAGATCGCAGGCAACCGGCAGGGGCTTGCGTGCAGCCTCAAACCTGGCGACGTGATTGTACGCGTAGACCCCCGGTATTTTCGTCCCACAGAGGTGGAAACCCTGCTGGGCGATGCGTCCAAAGCCAAGGCAAAGCTCGGCTGGGAGCCTGCAACGCCGTTTGAAGACATGGTGGCCGAAATGGCGCGCGAAGATCTGGCCCTGAGCATGCGCGACGCCGTGTGCAAGGTGGCGGGCTTTAAAACCTTCAGCCACAACGAGTAG
- the hflK gene encoding FtsH protease activity modulator HflK: MNWDWDKLQEKRQKQGSNPPPRPPQDFDSDDTEREEEAPRARRTPFNNGRGPGNENPFAKLARMRFPNGRTAFLVVFAIVGLWLLSGIYIINPDEQGVVLRFGKYDRTEGPGPHYAWPVPIESVYKPQVTQVLRGEVGFRSVGQTATFQQGQVRTVPEEASMLTGDENIVNVQFSVQYKISDPVGYLFNVTAPAALVRNAAEAAMREVIGNSLIDSAITDGKLKIQSEATHLLQTVLDRYGAGIQVLAVQLQDVHPPQEVIDAFKDVASAREDKSRIINEAEAYRNELLPKARGQAAAMVNDAEAYSATRVRTAEGDASRFDALRVEHDKAPKVTEQRLYYEAIEEILSNAGEKVLMDSPAAGRALPYLTLPGLGAPASPKTLEKK, translated from the coding sequence ATGAATTGGGACTGGGACAAACTTCAGGAAAAAAGACAGAAGCAGGGCTCCAACCCCCCGCCCCGACCTCCTCAGGATTTTGATTCTGACGACACGGAGCGGGAGGAAGAAGCCCCTCGTGCCCGCCGTACGCCGTTTAACAACGGACGTGGTCCGGGCAACGAAAACCCTTTTGCCAAACTTGCCCGGATGCGCTTCCCCAACGGCAGGACCGCATTTTTGGTTGTTTTTGCCATAGTGGGCCTGTGGCTGCTTTCGGGCATATACATTATCAACCCTGACGAGCAGGGCGTGGTGCTGCGGTTTGGCAAATACGACCGCACTGAGGGCCCTGGCCCGCATTATGCGTGGCCAGTTCCTATCGAATCAGTATACAAGCCGCAGGTAACGCAGGTTTTGCGCGGTGAAGTGGGCTTTCGTTCCGTGGGACAGACGGCCACGTTCCAGCAGGGGCAGGTCCGTACCGTTCCGGAAGAAGCCTCCATGCTCACGGGCGATGAAAATATCGTCAACGTGCAGTTCAGCGTGCAGTACAAGATCAGCGATCCTGTGGGTTACCTCTTTAACGTCACGGCCCCGGCCGCGCTGGTGCGCAATGCTGCAGAGGCCGCCATGCGTGAGGTTATCGGCAACAGCCTGATCGATTCGGCCATCACCGACGGCAAGCTTAAAATCCAGAGCGAAGCCACGCACCTGCTGCAAACCGTGCTTGATCGCTACGGCGCGGGCATACAGGTGCTGGCCGTGCAGCTGCAGGACGTGCACCCCCCGCAGGAAGTTATCGACGCCTTTAAAGACGTGGCCAGCGCCCGCGAGGACAAAAGCCGCATAATCAACGAGGCCGAGGCCTACCGCAACGAGCTGCTGCCAAAGGCAAGAGGTCAGGCGGCCGCCATGGTGAACGACGCCGAGGCTTACAGCGCAACGCGCGTGCGTACTGCCGAGGGCGACGCCTCACGGTTTGACGCCCTGCGCGTAGAGCACGACAAGGCCCCCAAGGTCACAGAGCAGCGGCTCTACTACGAAGCGATTGAAGAAATCCTTTCCAACGCAGGCGAAAAGGTGCTTATGGACAGCCCGGCAGCCGGGCGTGCCTTGCCCTATCTCACCCTGCCCGGTCTCGGCGCTCCCGCTTCGCCCAAGACGCTGGAGAAAAAATAA
- a CDS encoding mannose-1-phosphate guanylyltransferase/mannose-6-phosphate isomerase — protein sequence MPDIVPVILCGGSGTRLWPLSRETYPKQFVDMGDGATLFKNTVQRARHTPGCAEPVIVCNESHRFYVTAELYACGVHGKILLEPAPRNTAPAIALAACALQDAGADPLMLVLPSDHIIGDEPGFFEGVRRAAALADKGFIVTFGIAPTGPETGFGYIEQGESLETGDFCQSGPDGGCRVARFVEKPAADVARAMLAQGGYLWNSGMFLLRASVYLAELERFAPQIYAAARAAWAGHTNDHAFCRPDRAAFLASPADSIDYAVMEHTELAAVVPLDLSWSDLGSWEAFYQTGQRDSSGNVCSGDVMTEGATNCYLKASHRLLAAIGVSGLIVVETQDAVMVAPRDQVQDVKKVVARLQREQRPECRLHPLVHRPWGSYETLAVGGRFQVKRIIVRPGAELSLQMHHHRAEHWVVVSGTAEVTNGESVQLFSENQSTYIPVGSVHRLKNPGVIPLVLIEIQSGAYLGEDDIVRFADEYGRSRSDG from the coding sequence ATGCCCGACATTGTTCCTGTGATCCTGTGCGGCGGCAGCGGCACCCGTTTGTGGCCGCTCTCCCGCGAGACCTATCCCAAGCAGTTTGTGGATATGGGCGACGGCGCAACACTGTTCAAAAATACCGTGCAGCGGGCGCGCCACACCCCAGGGTGCGCCGAGCCGGTGATCGTCTGCAACGAGTCGCACCGCTTTTACGTAACCGCCGAGCTGTATGCGTGCGGCGTGCACGGCAAAATACTGCTTGAGCCCGCCCCCCGAAACACCGCGCCAGCCATTGCCCTTGCCGCCTGCGCCCTGCAGGATGCAGGTGCTGACCCGCTCATGCTGGTTTTGCCCTCTGACCATATTATCGGCGACGAACCCGGATTTTTTGAGGGCGTCAGACGTGCAGCCGCGCTGGCGGACAAGGGCTTTATCGTCACGTTTGGCATTGCGCCCACCGGGCCGGAAACCGGCTTTGGCTACATAGAGCAGGGCGAGAGCCTTGAGACGGGGGATTTTTGCCAATCTGGGCCTGACGGCGGCTGCCGCGTTGCGCGGTTTGTGGAAAAGCCCGCTGCCGATGTTGCCAGAGCCATGCTGGCTCAAGGCGGCTATCTGTGGAACAGCGGCATGTTTTTGCTGCGGGCCTCGGTGTATCTGGCCGAACTTGAACGCTTTGCCCCCCAGATATACGCCGCCGCCAGGGCTGCCTGGGCCGGACATACAAACGACCACGCCTTTTGCCGTCCCGACAGGGCCGCCTTTCTTGCCTCGCCAGCTGATTCCATAGACTATGCGGTGATGGAACATACCGAGCTGGCGGCGGTTGTGCCCCTTGATCTCAGCTGGAGCGACCTGGGATCGTGGGAGGCCTTTTACCAGACAGGGCAGAGGGACAGCAGCGGCAATGTCTGCTCTGGCGACGTGATGACCGAAGGCGCGACCAACTGTTATCTCAAAGCCAGCCACCGACTGCTGGCAGCCATCGGCGTGAGCGGCCTTATTGTGGTCGAAACGCAGGACGCCGTCATGGTCGCCCCGCGTGATCAGGTGCAGGACGTCAAAAAAGTCGTCGCGCGCCTGCAGCGGGAGCAGCGGCCGGAATGCAGGCTGCATCCGCTGGTGCACCGGCCATGGGGCAGCTACGAGACTCTTGCCGTTGGCGGGCGATTTCAGGTCAAGCGCATTATCGTGCGTCCTGGTGCGGAGCTCTCGTTGCAGATGCACCATCACCGGGCCGAGCACTGGGTTGTGGTGAGCGGCACAGCCGAGGTGACCAACGGCGAGAGCGTGCAGCTGTTTTCAGAAAACCAGTCAACCTACATACCTGTGGGCTCGGTGCATCGGCTGAAAAATCCGGGTGTTATCCCGCTGGTGCTCATAGAGATACAGTCCGGCGCCTACCTGGGTGAGGACGATATTGTGCGTTTTGCCGACGAATACGGGCGGAGCCGCTCAGACGGCTGA
- a CDS encoding glycosyltransferase family protein, translating into MARVLYGIHGTGHGHAMRGLTIARRLSRHEFLFVADDDAPKVLEPEFPVRRLPNLGTVFKNYKVDMAATIARAVPLLWRRQRYIDQVSRLIDEFKPDVCMTDLEYFVPRAAEKAGLPCLTLDHQHVITCCRHNLPPDMWWDTFVQGLTPRYLFRPTAENLIISFYAPPVLPRYKARVAPPILRDSVLALNPRDDGHVLVYQSNSTHRKLVDFLRAATRKTCYVFGYDRTEGQEDNVVFMSKSEEGFLRLLESCSYVVQGGGHTLMGEALHLGKPILTLPLKAMVEQRFNALYIERLGYGMQADMHTLEPELLRRFEANLPAYKAAIAAGSFCGNETVFGLVDHFIRTGSLPEHGNPAVQE; encoded by the coding sequence ATGGCGCGCGTACTTTACGGCATTCACGGCACAGGCCACGGGCACGCCATGCGCGGCCTGACCATAGCCCGCCGCCTTTCACGACACGAATTCCTTTTTGTGGCGGACGACGACGCCCCAAAAGTTCTTGAGCCGGAGTTTCCCGTGCGCCGCCTGCCCAACCTGGGCACAGTGTTTAAAAACTACAAGGTGGACATGGCGGCCACCATTGCCAGGGCCGTCCCCCTGCTCTGGCGCAGGCAGCGCTATATTGACCAGGTTTCGCGCCTGATTGATGAATTCAAGCCCGACGTCTGCATGACCGACCTTGAGTATTTTGTGCCGCGTGCGGCGGAAAAGGCCGGTCTGCCCTGCCTGACGCTCGACCACCAGCACGTCATCACCTGCTGCAGGCACAACCTGCCGCCTGACATGTGGTGGGACACCTTTGTGCAGGGTCTGACCCCGCGCTATCTCTTTCGCCCCACTGCCGAAAACCTCATCATCTCCTTTTACGCGCCGCCAGTGCTGCCCCGGTACAAGGCCCGCGTGGCCCCGCCCATTCTGCGCGACAGCGTGCTGGCCCTCAACCCGCGCGACGACGGGCACGTGCTTGTGTACCAGAGCAATTCGACCCATCGCAAGCTTGTGGACTTTTTACGCGCCGCCACGCGTAAAACCTGCTATGTTTTCGGCTATGACCGCACCGAAGGGCAGGAGGACAACGTGGTCTTTATGAGCAAGAGCGAAGAGGGCTTTTTGCGCCTGCTCGAAAGTTGCTCCTATGTTGTTCAGGGCGGCGGGCACACTCTCATGGGCGAAGCCCTGCACCTGGGCAAGCCTATCCTCACCCTGCCGCTCAAGGCCATGGTGGAGCAGCGCTTTAACGCGCTGTACATCGAGCGCCTGGGCTACGGCATGCAGGCCGACATGCACACGCTCGAACCAGAGCTGCTGCGCCGATTTGAGGCCAACCTGCCCGCCTACAAGGCGGCCATCGCCGCAGGCTCGTTCTGCGGCAATGAAACTGTATTCGGCCTGGTGGACCACTTTATCCGCACCGGCTCCCTGCCGGAACACGGCAACCCCGCCGTGCAGGAATAA
- a CDS encoding glycosyltransferase family 2 protein → MHESSTGASLTGPLCNVTIPVFNRPAATERAIRALSETSREVPFCITVVDNGSEPDLVKTLLRLRGDGVIDHLFLLPRNMGVACAANVGWELAPAPLYMKLDNDTAMVRRHWLRDLLALWSHGQPVSNLGGAFNREMLRKAPGSQQTPHGELGLCLGNLPGQAVLVPQTVAQKLGCWNEEYGLYGGEDGDYGLRMQAAGLPQYYYLGPEYFENIREGEDARDTYAARGIDKRRLHRELVIRDNLCMGRLFMNKILYLSGLRSLVPLRRYAVEDVDGQGRVRLAERREYKEFQRDLAHVAAGLNARFRNYVMSYQLDGDTAEAMRRVLTMHAQAANNNQGL, encoded by the coding sequence ATGCACGAGTCCAGTACTGGGGCGAGCCTGACCGGCCCGCTCTGCAACGTGACCATCCCTGTTTTTAACAGGCCCGCAGCCACAGAGCGCGCTATCCGCGCCCTGTCCGAAACTTCGCGCGAGGTTCCGTTTTGCATCACGGTGGTGGATAACGGCAGCGAGCCTGATCTGGTCAAAACTCTGCTGCGCCTGCGCGGCGATGGGGTTATCGACCACCTGTTTTTGCTGCCGCGCAACATGGGCGTGGCCTGCGCGGCCAATGTGGGGTGGGAGCTTGCGCCCGCGCCGCTGTACATGAAGCTCGACAACGACACGGCCATGGTGCGGCGGCACTGGCTGCGCGACCTGCTGGCACTGTGGAGCCACGGGCAGCCAGTCTCCAACCTTGGGGGAGCCTTTAACCGTGAAATGCTGCGCAAAGCGCCAGGCAGCCAGCAGACGCCCCACGGCGAGCTTGGCCTGTGTCTGGGCAACCTGCCCGGTCAGGCGGTGCTCGTGCCGCAGACCGTCGCCCAAAAGCTTGGCTGCTGGAATGAGGAATACGGCCTCTACGGAGGCGAAGACGGCGACTACGGGCTACGCATGCAGGCGGCGGGCCTGCCGCAGTACTACTACCTCGGACCGGAATATTTTGAGAACATCAGGGAAGGCGAAGACGCTCGCGATACGTACGCCGCAAGGGGCATAGACAAACGCAGACTGCACCGTGAGCTGGTTATCAGGGACAACCTGTGCATGGGCAGGCTGTTTATGAACAAGATTCTTTACCTTTCGGGCCTGCGCTCGCTGGTTCCTCTCAGGCGGTACGCCGTTGAGGATGTGGACGGCCAGGGCAGGGTGCGGTTGGCGGAGCGGCGTGAATACAAGGAATTTCAGCGTGATCTTGCCCATGTGGCGGCAGGGTTGAACGCCCGCTTCAGGAACTACGTCATGTCGTACCAGCTGGACGGCGACACGGCGGAGGCCATGCGGCGGGTGCTGACCATGCACGCCCAGGCGGCAAACAACAATCAGGGGCTATGA
- the hflC gene encoding protease modulator HflC: MSKNPLVLTIVALVLIIIGNQGFFTVYQTQKALVLQLGEPLSRVYGPGLHFKIPFIQNVVYFDARVLDYEARSREAFTVDKKAIVLDNYARWKIIDPLQFYRTMRSIPGAQARLDDVVYSQLRALVGAYTLTEVVSSHRAAIMKEVTNKVSDLMHGYGVEVLDVRIKRTDLPPENQRAIFGRMRAERERQAKQYRSEGEEESTRIRSDADRQRAVILAEAARAAQIERGKGDATAAAAYAQAYNKAPQFYAYQRWLDAMRKSLKENSKMVLSNETPLLNQQH; this comes from the coding sequence ATGAGCAAAAATCCCTTGGTGCTTACTATTGTGGCTCTGGTGCTCATCATAATCGGCAATCAGGGTTTTTTTACCGTGTACCAGACCCAGAAGGCGCTGGTGCTGCAGCTGGGCGAGCCGCTTTCGCGCGTGTACGGGCCTGGCCTGCATTTTAAAATTCCATTTATCCAGAACGTGGTTTATTTCGACGCGCGTGTCCTGGATTATGAAGCGAGGTCCCGCGAGGCTTTTACCGTAGATAAAAAGGCCATTGTGCTCGACAACTACGCGCGGTGGAAAATCATCGACCCCTTGCAGTTTTACCGCACCATGCGCTCCATACCAGGCGCGCAGGCGCGTCTGGACGACGTTGTCTATTCGCAGTTGCGGGCGCTTGTTGGCGCGTACACCCTTACAGAGGTTGTATCTTCGCACAGGGCTGCCATCATGAAGGAAGTCACCAACAAGGTTTCAGACCTTATGCATGGCTACGGGGTAGAGGTGCTCGATGTGCGCATCAAGCGCACCGACCTGCCGCCGGAAAACCAGCGCGCGATCTTTGGTCGCATGCGGGCTGAACGGGAGCGGCAGGCAAAACAGTACCGCTCGGAAGGCGAGGAGGAATCGACGCGTATCCGTTCTGATGCTGACCGCCAGAGGGCGGTTATCTTGGCGGAGGCGGCGCGTGCGGCGCAAATAGAACGCGGAAAGGGCGATGCCACGGCTGCGGCGGCTTACGCGCAGGCTTACAACAAGGCCCCCCAGTTCTACGCCTACCAGCGCTGGCTTGATGCCATGCGCAAGTCGTTAAAAGAAAACAGTAAAATGGTGCTTTCTAACGAAACGCCATTGCTTAATCAGCAACATTGA
- a CDS encoding lytic murein transglycosylase, whose product MTHQPALAAQYFCRRIWTVCSLAGCLLLCACGGAQTASSPARGGDGVTSYDLPSSPPAAAPAYTTPYTSPQVPSQGAPQAPQSYAAPGYAGDNAAPTYGQPQGQPYGYGASAQAQQMAGNGAVAPVWQPLAARLAADGLSGPRVNALLATLNPTPTQSPMGRKMRELYNRKFFPKPPSTAPAALYYKGVLTEANVQLCRQFVAQNKRAFDQANARYGVPPSIAVSLLFVETRLGKVLADVPENAFYTLASMAVTRQPSDIPEWLPRMPGYQEHLDWFADIMPKRADWAYKEVKALVEHMLRDNIDPHHLPSSIYGAVGLCQFMPSNIATYGADGDGDGKVDLFTVPDAVASLSNYLAKHGWKPGLPRTRQHQLLMAYNHADIYANTILALSDMVNGAPSPETAAKAAPAPAKTAKPAAAKSARPVKPAR is encoded by the coding sequence ATGACGCACCAGCCAGCCTTGGCCGCTCAATACTTTTGTCGAAGAATCTGGACAGTCTGCAGCCTTGCGGGATGTTTGCTGCTGTGCGCCTGCGGCGGCGCGCAGACGGCATCTTCGCCCGCACGCGGGGGAGACGGCGTTACGTCTTACGACCTGCCGTCTTCTCCCCCAGCGGCTGCGCCTGCCTACACGACGCCCTATACTTCGCCTCAGGTTCCGTCGCAGGGGGCGCCGCAGGCCCCGCAGAGCTATGCCGCCCCCGGTTATGCCGGGGACAACGCCGCCCCCACCTACGGGCAGCCCCAGGGCCAGCCCTATGGTTATGGCGCGTCTGCCCAGGCGCAGCAAATGGCTGGCAACGGCGCGGTGGCCCCCGTGTGGCAGCCCCTTGCCGCACGACTTGCCGCCGACGGGCTCTCGGGTCCGCGCGTGAACGCCCTGCTGGCAACGCTCAACCCTACGCCCACGCAGTCGCCCATGGGCAGAAAAATGCGCGAGCTGTACAATCGCAAGTTTTTCCCCAAGCCGCCGTCCACAGCTCCGGCCGCCCTTTATTACAAAGGCGTGCTCACAGAGGCCAACGTCCAGCTGTGCCGCCAGTTTGTGGCGCAGAACAAGCGGGCCTTTGACCAGGCCAACGCCCGCTACGGCGTGCCTCCGTCCATCGCGGTTTCGCTGCTCTTTGTGGAAACGCGCCTGGGCAAAGTGCTGGCCGACGTGCCGGAAAACGCCTTTTATACCCTTGCCAGCATGGCCGTGACGCGTCAGCCCTCTGATATCCCCGAATGGCTGCCGCGCATGCCCGGCTACCAGGAGCATCTCGACTGGTTTGCCGACATCATGCCCAAGCGGGCTGACTGGGCCTACAAGGAAGTGAAGGCGCTGGTGGAACACATGCTGCGCGACAACATCGATCCGCACCACCTGCCGAGCTCCATCTACGGAGCTGTGGGCCTGTGCCAGTTCATGCCGTCCAACATCGCCACTTACGGCGCGGACGGCGACGGCGACGGCAAGGTGGATCTGTTCACCGTGCCCGACGCGGTAGCCAGCCTTTCCAATTATCTGGCCAAGCACGGCTGGAAGCCCGGCCTGCCCCGCACACGGCAGCATCAGCTGCTCATGGCCTACAACCATGCGGATATCTATGCCAACACCATTCTGGCCCTGTCGGACATGGTAAACGGCGCTCCTTCGCCGGAGACCGCCGCCAAGGCCGCGCCCGCTCCTGCCAAGACTGCCAAACCGGCCGCCGCCAAGTCGGCCAGGCCCGTAAAGCCCGCCCGCTAA
- a CDS encoding phosphomannomutase, translating to MGNSFACFKAYDIRGRVPAVLNAPLARALGRAVVEILGAKSVVIGRDARLSGPELRDALCLGLRQAGAQVTDIGICGTEEIYYAAANQPFGAGVMITGSHNPADENGFKIVRAGAIPISRDSGLYDLRDRVQEIMAEGEAPAMTDADLPPVHVASFRAAYVAWLLEYSGAGRLKPVAGRRPLRIVADAGNGCGGLVLRELMDKLPFEFVCRQMQPDGAFPHGVPNPLLPERRAATADAVRQAGADMGVAWDGDFDRCFFYDAEGNFIEGYYCIGLLAQELLRRVPGGKIVHDTRVYWNTREVVLAAGGQPVMGKTGHAFMKEHMRAQDALYGGEMSAHHYFRDFAYCDSGMLPWLLVASLLHRSGRSLAQLVAARMAAYPCSGEINLRVQDAQGLLQLVRDKYAPAAEHEDHIDGVNLEFAHWRFNLRMSNTEPLVRLNVESKGNAALLADKTAELLQLLKDAGGAEPA from the coding sequence ATGGGCAACTCGTTTGCGTGTTTCAAGGCCTACGATATCCGGGGCCGCGTTCCGGCTGTGCTCAATGCGCCGTTGGCGCGCGCTCTGGGGCGGGCCGTTGTTGAAATACTCGGCGCAAAGAGTGTCGTCATCGGCCGTGATGCCCGGCTCTCCGGGCCAGAACTGCGCGACGCACTGTGCCTTGGTCTGCGTCAGGCCGGAGCGCAGGTGACGGACATCGGCATATGCGGCACGGAAGAAATTTATTATGCCGCCGCCAACCAGCCGTTTGGCGCTGGCGTCATGATCACGGGCAGTCATAACCCGGCGGATGAAAACGGCTTCAAGATCGTGCGCGCCGGGGCCATCCCCATAAGCAGGGATTCCGGCCTCTACGACCTGCGTGACCGCGTGCAGGAGATTATGGCCGAGGGCGAAGCACCTGCCATGACGGATGCGGATCTTCCGCCTGTGCACGTGGCGTCGTTTCGGGCTGCGTATGTTGCATGGCTGCTGGAGTACAGCGGCGCAGGGCGGCTGAAACCCGTTGCCGGGCGCAGGCCCCTCAGGATTGTGGCCGATGCCGGTAACGGTTGCGGCGGGCTGGTTTTGCGAGAGCTGATGGACAAACTGCCCTTTGAATTTGTTTGCCGTCAGATGCAGCCCGACGGGGCCTTTCCTCACGGCGTGCCCAACCCCTTGTTGCCAGAGCGCCGCGCCGCCACGGCCGATGCCGTACGCCAGGCGGGTGCGGATATGGGCGTTGCCTGGGACGGCGATTTTGACCGCTGCTTTTTTTATGACGCCGAGGGCAATTTTATCGAAGGATACTACTGCATCGGCCTGTTGGCGCAGGAGCTGCTGCGCCGCGTACCGGGCGGTAAAATCGTGCACGACACCAGGGTGTACTGGAATACCCGCGAGGTTGTGCTGGCCGCGGGCGGGCAGCCTGTAATGGGCAAAACCGGGCACGCCTTCATGAAAGAACACATGCGCGCCCAAGATGCCCTGTACGGCGGCGAGATGAGCGCCCATCACTATTTTCGCGATTTTGCCTACTGCGATTCCGGCATGCTGCCCTGGTTGCTGGTTGCCTCGTTGCTGCACCGCAGCGGCCGCTCGCTGGCGCAGCTGGTAGCCGCTCGCATGGCCGCCTATCCCTGCAGCGGCGAGATAAATCTGCGCGTGCAGGATGCACAGGGGCTCTTGCAGCTGGTGCGGGACAAGTACGCCCCCGCAGCAGAGCATGAGGACCACATTGACGGCGTTAACCTGGAATTTGCCCATTGGCGTTTTAACCTGCGCATGTCCAACACCGAGCCCCTGGTGCGGCTCAATGTGGAGAGCAAGGGAAACGCGGCGCTGCTTGCTGACAAAACGGCAGAGCTGCTACAGCTGCTTAAAGATGCGGGCGGGGCAGAGCCCGCCTGA
- a CDS encoding tetratricopeptide repeat protein, with translation MNARKIREDLGRAKACCSRHDTERALFLIISALKELGGQSAPLDLRGDFRAALAELAADPDLKAAGAPVSGYSPGGEKELLQRLSQFYRAMKGQEKEEEYQLALQRKLNLDHCFSDGKKFLAEGKPSEADACFAEALKHYKDENAIFGMMARAMMDAGEYVRAIGHARTGLKEMPDDAELARILEECTRLRQ, from the coding sequence ATGAACGCACGCAAGATCAGGGAAGACCTGGGCCGGGCCAAGGCCTGTTGCTCGCGCCACGACACGGAAAGGGCGCTGTTTTTGATTATTTCGGCCCTCAAAGAACTGGGCGGGCAGAGCGCGCCCCTTGATCTGCGCGGCGATTTTCGCGCCGCGCTTGCCGAGCTTGCCGCAGACCCCGACCTCAAGGCGGCGGGCGCGCCGGTAAGCGGCTATTCGCCCGGCGGCGAAAAGGAACTGCTGCAGCGGCTCTCGCAGTTTTACCGGGCCATGAAAGGCCAGGAAAAAGAAGAGGAATATCAGCTGGCCCTGCAGCGCAAGCTCAACCTCGACCATTGCTTCAGCGACGGGAAAAAATTTCTGGCCGAGGGCAAGCCGTCGGAGGCTGACGCCTGTTTTGCCGAGGCGCTAAAGCATTATAAGGACGAAAATGCCATCTTTGGCATGATGGCCAGAGCCATGATGGACGCTGGCGAATATGTTCGCGCCATCGGGCATGCCCGCACGGGCCTCAAGGAAATGCCCGACGACGCCGAGCTTGCGCGTATCCTCGAGGAGTGCACGCGGTTGCGCCAGTAG
- a CDS encoding LexA family transcriptional regulator → MPGFAEIYERIKLATNSRTQVELAEVLDIRQSSISDAKRRNSVPGDWFMKLFEKFGLNPDWLKQGVGPMYLRTEQGYVPEDAPAALAETAAHYGDAMARGGIHSVYDAKCVYSDDAPRPTLALAGKISLPLSLTRDGLQVLRVRGANMAPLISEGAHVGVDTMDTDVVSGRVYAIFAPNEGVVLRRVFLNSTQDGYVLRSEAAAFPETQLAASLLTRRMLGRVSWVLQEV, encoded by the coding sequence ATGCCCGGTTTTGCAGAAATATATGAGCGCATCAAGCTCGCCACCAACAGCCGTACACAGGTTGAACTGGCCGAGGTTCTGGACATCCGTCAGTCCAGTATTTCAGATGCGAAGCGGCGCAATTCCGTGCCTGGTGACTGGTTCATGAAGCTGTTTGAGAAGTTCGGCCTCAACCCCGACTGGCTCAAGCAGGGCGTTGGCCCCATGTACCTGCGCACCGAGCAGGGTTACGTTCCCGAAGACGCTCCGGCCGCACTGGCCGAGACCGCTGCCCACTATGGCGATGCCATGGCGCGGGGCGGTATTCACTCGGTCTACGACGCCAAGTGCGTCTACAGCGATGACGCTCCGCGTCCCACCCTTGCCCTGGCGGGCAAAATATCGTTGCCGCTGTCGCTTACCCGCGACGGCCTGCAGGTTTTGCGCGTGCGCGGCGCCAACATGGCCCCTCTTATTTCCGAAGGGGCCCATGTGGGCGTGGACACCATGGATACAGATGTGGTCTCTGGCCGCGTGTATGCCATCTTTGCCCCCAACGAGGGCGTGGTGTTGCGCAGGGTGTTTTTGAACAGCACCCAGGACGGCTATGTGCTGCGTTCAGAGGCTGCGGCCTTTCCTGAAACGCAGCTGGCTGCCAGCCTTCTGACCAGGCGTATGCTTGGCCGTGTCTCGTGGGTGCTGCAGGAAGTATAG